The DNA sequence CGGGGTGGACGCCAGCCACATCGACCTCGCCGGCCAGGTACTACCCGGGATCGACTTCGTCGACGACGGTGACGGCTGGTCCGACCCGGTCGGGCACGGCACCACCGTCGCCGCGCTGATCGCCGGCCGTGACGACGACGAGGACGGGGTGCTCGGGCTCGCCCCGGACGCCCGGATTCTGCCGGTCCGGGTGCTCGACGAGGAGAACCGCTACGACGACGCGCTGGTCGTCGCCAAGGCGGTCCGCTGGGCGGTCGACAACGGGGCCCGGGTGATCAACCTGTCGCTGGGCGGCAGCGGCGACAGCCCGGCGCTGGCCGCCGCGCTGGACTACGCGTTCGCCAGCGACGTCGTCGTGGTCGCCTGCACCGGCAACGTTTCGGCCAACGGCACGTCGCGGGTCTGGTATCCGGCCCGGGAGCCAGGCGTCGTCGCCGTCGCCGGGATGGACCGGGGTGGCGAGCAACTGTGGGCCGGTTCGATCACCGGACCGGAGACGGTCCTCGCGGCACCCGCCACCGGGCTGATCGGTGCCCGACCGGACGGCTACTGGCAGGTGCAGGGCACCAGCTTCGCCGCGCCGCTGGTGGCCGCGACCGCGGCACTGATCCGGTCCCGGTTCCCGGAGATGTCGGCGGGCACGGTGGTCACCCGGCTCATCGAGACCGCCCGTGACCTGGGCGCGCCGGGCCGGGACGACCGCTACGGCTTCGGCCTGGTCGATCCGGTAGCCGCGCTGACCGACGGGGTCGACGCGGTGCCGCGCAATCCGCTCGACGACAACCGGACCCCGGGTGTGGTCGGCTTCGGCCCGGCTCCCGGTCTGGAGTCCGCAGCGCCGACGTTGGCCGGCGGCTCGGCCCGGATGGGCGGTCAGGACACCGGCGACCAAGGCGCCGGATGGGCGATCGGGCCGATCAGCGGACAGCGCAGCGAAAGCGGCCAAGGGCTGCTCAGCAGTGGCCTGCTGCTGCTGGTCACGGCCGTAATCGGCACCTGGCTGGCCCGGCGGATGCGGATGACTACGGCGGCTGCCCGCAGCGACGTCAGGCACACTCGCCGGTGGCGGTCCGGCGGGTACTCCGTACTCCCAAAACCGCCGCCGCCGACGCCTCCTCGGCGGTGACCGCGAATCCGGTGTTCGGGTCGTCCGCCGCCGCCGCGAAGATCACCCCGAGGACGAGTCCGTTGGCCGCGACCAGCGGCCCCCCGGAATTGCCGGAACGGACCAGCGCGCGGATCGTGTAGACCTCGCGGAGGACCTCACCGTCGTCATAGATGTTCGGGCCGGTGATCGGTCCGACGTCGCGGACCCGGGCGGACTGCGCATCGTACGGCCCGTCCAGCGGGAAGCCGAGCACGATCGCGTCGGCACCGGACGGGGCCGGACGATCGGCGAACGGCATCACCGGAGCCGGCAGGTTCGGCACGTAGATGACCGCCAGGTCCCGCTCCGGGTCGTAGACCACCACTCGGCCGTTGTGCCGCTCGCCCAGAACCTCCACCGCCACGGTCTGCGTACCGGCGACCACGTGCGCGTTGGTCATCACCCGGTCCTCGGCGTAGACGAACCCGGAGCCTTCGATCCGGCGGGAGCAGCGGGGCGCGGAGCCGAGCACCTTGACCACCGACCGCTGGGCGTTCGCCACCACCTCGGAACCGGCCAGCGCCGGGTCCGGGGCCGGCACCTCGCGGACCCGGGTCGGGGTGAGCCCGCCGAAGACGTTCGGGAAGCCGCGGGTGTCGACGGTGTCCCGCAGCGCGTTGGACAACGCCTGCGCCTGCGGTGGCATCACCCGGTCGATGCCGTTGAGCAGGGCGCTGTTGCGTACCGCCCCGGCCAGGCCGGGCATCGCGGAGGAGCCCAGTGGCACCGCGACCAGCCAGGCCACGAGCAGCACCGCCACCAGCGAGATCGCCGCCCCGCCCAGGTCGTCGGCCCGGCGCCCCACCGGGCTGGTGATGGCGTGCCGCAGCCGGGAGCCGGCCCAGCCAGCCAGTGCCTGGCCGAGGACGGCGAGGCCGAACACCGCGACCAGTGACACCACGACCCGGGCCACAGTGTCGACGAACTGTTCAGCCAGCAGCGGCCCGAGCTGCAGACCGACCAGTGCGCCGCCGATGAACCCGGCGAAGGACAGCACCCCGATCAGGAATCCCTGGCGGTAACCGCTGATCGCGAATACCAACATGAGCAGCAGCAGCACGACGTCGACGGCGGACACCCGTCAAGACTACGGGCACCGGGCGAGCGGCCCGGCCGGCAGACGGACGTGGCGGCCGGCGGTCAGCCCGGCAGGCCGGCGGAGCCGTCCACAGTTGCCGCATCGCCGCCGGACCGGTCACCGAGCGTGTCGGGCAGACCGGCGGCCGACGGATCGCCACCGGGCGACGGCTCGGGCGGCAGGTCGATGATCCGGCCGGTCGGCCAGGCGCCGGCCCAGCCGGCCATGTCCAGCAGGGCGGACAGCACCCCGGCGGTGAATCCCCAGACCAGCATGCCGCGCACCTGGAAGGCTGGTGACACCCAGCCGCTCGGGTGGCGTACCTGGAGTCGGTTGTCCGGGTCCACCAGCTCATCGACCGGCAATCGAGTGACATGTGCCACTTCTTCCGGTTGTCGGGGATGCACCGGATGTGGCCGATGCCACCAGCCGAGCACCGGGGTGACCACGAAGCCGCTCACCGGGATCCACAGCCGGGGCAGTTGGGCGAGCACGGTGACGCTGCCCGGGTCCAGCCCGACCTCTTCCTCGGCCTCCCGCAGCGCGGTCGCCCGCGCGTCCCGGTCGCCCGGGTCGGCCGCGCCACCCGGGAACGCGGGCTGCCCGGCGTGGTTGCGCATGGTCGCGGCCCGCTGCAGCAGCAGCACGTCGGGCTCACCTGGCCGATGCTCGCCGAGCAGGACCAGCACCGCGCTCGGCCGACCACCCCGGGCCGGGGTCGCCACCCGGGTGAAATCGGCGGTACGGGCGGAGCGTACCCGGGTGAGCAACGGCTGCCACCAGGCCGGCAACGGTTCGGAGGGCAGTGGGTCGGTCACCGGGCCACCGTCAGGCCCAACTCGCGCTCGACCAGGTCGGCGAGCGTGGCGTCGTCGACGGTGCCCTCGTAGGTCCGACGGATCTCCCCGTCTGCGTCGACGAACAGGGTCAGCGGCAGGCCGACCCGCTCGACCGCCAGTAGCAGCTTCCGGTCCCGGTCGACCAGGCTCGGGAACCGCAGCCCCAGATCCTCGGCGACGGCGACGGCGGGATTCCGGTCGTCGTAGGTGTTGACGCCGATCAGGTGCAGCTGCCCGGCGGTACGGTCGGCGAGGCGTTGCAGCGCCGGCAGCTCCTCCCGGCAGGGCTGGCACCAGGAGCCCCAGAAGTTGATCACGGCGGGTCCGCGTACCGCCGCGACGTCTATGACCGTCCCGTCGGCGAAGCAGGCCAGGCTGACAGCGGGCAGCGGGGTGCCGCCGCCCGGCGTACCGACGTCGGTCGACGGTTGCGGCGCGGCACCACCGGTCGACGGTTGCGGCGCGGCGACGGCCGACGCAGCGGGCGGCGCGGTCAGGCCGGCGCAGTCGGCGAACGGGACCGGTCCGGACGCTCCGGCAGCGTCGCCCGCCCCGGCACCCGGGTCGGTGGTGCAACCGGACGCCACCAGCAGCAACGGCACCAGGGCGGCGGCGAACGACGGACCCGCCCTGAGCCGACGGCCGGCGCTCATGGCACCTCGGCGGCGACGGCCGCCGCCGGCACCAGGTCGGCGGGGATTCCGGCCTGCTCGGCCAGCTCCCTCGCGCGGGGACCCTTGAGCAGCTTCACCGCCTCGGCCGAAGCGGTCGGACCGGTGCCGTACGCCGGGCAGAGCGGGGCGAGCGTACACGCGCCGCAGGCCGGTCTACGGGCGTGGCAGACCCGTCGGCCGTGGAAGATCACCCGGTGGGACAGCA is a window from the Solwaraspora sp. WMMD792 genome containing:
- the mycP gene encoding type VII secretion-associated serine protease mycosin, with the protein product MTSLPRHPRSAARWLVGAVLVLVTAVSGPAAPPGPEPERTGPGSAAAASAALPVRYDPIRDEQWQLRELSATTAWQYATGAGITVAVIDSGVDASHIDLAGQVLPGIDFVDDGDGWSDPVGHGTTVAALIAGRDDDEDGVLGLAPDARILPVRVLDEENRYDDALVVAKAVRWAVDNGARVINLSLGGSGDSPALAAALDYAFASDVVVVACTGNVSANGTSRVWYPAREPGVVAVAGMDRGGEQLWAGSITGPETVLAAPATGLIGARPDGYWQVQGTSFAAPLVAATAALIRSRFPEMSAGTVVTRLIETARDLGAPGRDDRYGFGLVDPVAALTDGVDAVPRNPLDDNRTPGVVGFGPAPGLESAAPTLAGGSARMGGQDTGDQGAGWAIGPISGQRSESGQGLLSSGLLLLVTAVIGTWLARRMRMTTAAARSDVRHTRRWRSGGYSVLPKPPPPTPPRR
- a CDS encoding MarP family serine protease, which produces MSAVDVVLLLLMLVFAISGYRQGFLIGVLSFAGFIGGALVGLQLGPLLAEQFVDTVARVVVSLVAVFGLAVLGQALAGWAGSRLRHAITSPVGRRADDLGGAAISLVAVLLVAWLVAVPLGSSAMPGLAGAVRNSALLNGIDRVMPPQAQALSNALRDTVDTRGFPNVFGGLTPTRVREVPAPDPALAGSEVVANAQRSVVKVLGSAPRCSRRIEGSGFVYAEDRVMTNAHVVAGTQTVAVEVLGERHNGRVVVYDPERDLAVIYVPNLPAPVMPFADRPAPSGADAIVLGFPLDGPYDAQSARVRDVGPITGPNIYDDGEVLREVYTIRALVRSGNSGGPLVAANGLVLGVIFAAAADDPNTGFAVTAEEASAAAVLGVRSTRRTATGECA
- a CDS encoding CoA pyrophosphatase yields the protein MPSEPLPAWWQPLLTRVRSARTADFTRVATPARGGRPSAVLVLLGEHRPGEPDVLLLQRAATMRNHAGQPAFPGGAADPGDRDARATALREAEEEVGLDPGSVTVLAQLPRLWIPVSGFVVTPVLGWWHRPHPVHPRQPEEVAHVTRLPVDELVDPDNRLQVRHPSGWVSPAFQVRGMLVWGFTAGVLSALLDMAGWAGAWPTGRIIDLPPEPSPGGDPSAAGLPDTLGDRSGGDAATVDGSAGLPG
- a CDS encoding TlpA disulfide reductase family protein, whose product is MSAGRRLRAGPSFAAALVPLLLVASGCTTDPGAGAGDAAGASGPVPFADCAGLTAPPAASAVAAPQPSTGGAAPQPSTDVGTPGGGTPLPAVSLACFADGTVIDVAAVRGPAVINFWGSWCQPCREELPALQRLADRTAGQLHLIGVNTYDDRNPAVAVAEDLGLRFPSLVDRDRKLLLAVERVGLPLTLFVDADGEIRRTYEGTVDDATLADLVERELGLTVAR